A single genomic interval of Streptomyces graminofaciens harbors:
- a CDS encoding GNAT family N-acetyltransferase, which produces MHTSWITRAETGADVPAIRTAVATAFGRTEEADLVEALRADAAWIDGLSIVTTEEDGTVVGHALLTRCHIGETPALCLGPVAVLPERQKTGAGSAAIRAALTAAKDMGERFVVVLGHPTYYPRFGFSRASRYGIGLTIDVPDEALMALALAEADADADALPSGTVRYAAPFGI; this is translated from the coding sequence ATGCACACCTCGTGGATCACACGCGCCGAGACCGGCGCGGACGTCCCCGCCATCCGTACCGCCGTCGCCACCGCGTTCGGGCGGACGGAGGAGGCCGACCTCGTCGAGGCGCTGCGCGCAGACGCGGCCTGGATCGACGGGCTGTCCATCGTCACGACCGAGGAGGACGGCACGGTCGTCGGCCACGCGCTGCTGACCCGCTGCCACATCGGCGAGACCCCGGCCCTGTGCCTGGGGCCGGTCGCGGTCCTGCCGGAGCGGCAGAAGACGGGCGCCGGTTCGGCGGCGATCCGCGCCGCGCTGACGGCCGCCAAGGACATGGGTGAGCGCTTCGTCGTCGTCCTCGGGCATCCGACGTACTACCCCAGGTTCGGCTTCAGCCGTGCGTCCCGGTACGGCATCGGGCTGACGATCGACGTGCCGGACGAGGCGCTGATGGCGCTCGCCCTCGCCGAGGCCGACGCCGACGCCGACGCGCTGCCTAGCGGGACCGTCCGTTATGCGGCGCCGTTCGGCATCTGA